The following DNA comes from Musa acuminata AAA Group cultivar baxijiao chromosome BXJ1-4, Cavendish_Baxijiao_AAA, whole genome shotgun sequence.
GATAGGAGCAAGAGTGAATGTGAATCAAGGTTTCAGGTGATTTAAAAAGATGGAACGAGGAGAGGAAAGAGAGGATTTATAGGAAGCCCTCCTCATGTGATTGGAAGTAGTGGTGGTAAGAGACATGTGGCTCGAGGTGGCAATGATAATAGAGAGTGCTAAGGAAGCACCAATGGAAGATAGTTTCAAGGAGCCAACCTTATATTGAAAGTCTAAGGGATATCATAAGAGGGCACCATGGTAACCAAGCTTGGGACAATTATCATCCTCTAGACTTGTCacataatgatgatttttaattttgaaaCCTAAATAACAAAGGTTTATCATCCTCTAGTCTGCTTATTACTTCTCGACTTGGACCAATCTCCCCGGGATTAGTGGTGTCAATTAAGAAAGCTTCTAGTTTACTAGATCAAAATTTTTTCTTACAAATTGTTACACCACTGTCACCCTAGATTTGTTAAATTTGATTTTTCTACCTCTAATTCATGTCATTTCTGCTCAATACCAATGAGACTTTCAATATcatctcttcttcttttaccATATAATAGTTACGTTATGAAAATCCTTTGAAACCCAACTTTGGATCTTTTCTTCCTTTGATACTAAGCATGGCGATATATGGCTCTATGAAGGGTCAGATGTTGACTCTAAAGCCTCCTCTACTTTAAGAGCCTTGATTATATCCTTTGGTGGTTTTGGAGGGTTAAAAATAACTAGATCTTCAAACCGAGAGTTTTAGGAGAAGATCTCACTTAGAGATTTCTTAGTCGAGACTATAATCTGAGTGGCTTAAATTTAAATATGATgttccttaaataaaaaaataaagatgaagGCACTTATTTCATTTTATATCTCGATACTAGTGATGCataattttttgattaaaaaaatttaaaggatTAGAGGGTTCTCTTCTTGGTAgcaattttcattaaaaaaatttaaaggatTAGAGGGTTCTCTTCTTGGTAGCAATTTTCATTCATGATAGCGTATGTAAAGTTTTGCTAGATGGTGCCAATCGTATTCATGTTAAAACTGATTCTAGGagccttattggctcttattttaTCACATATTTATCATATCAACTGATTAGCAATTCATGCTAGAATATATCTATCTATAATTTTTTGAAGAAGGGAGTGGCCCTTGCatcttttttttgcttattacctTTGATCTTTGGAGTGACTTTTTTACCCATGCATTttgttaattaattttttttagaaaaaacttcatgtttagaaaaattataattcGGACAACTTTAGAAGAAGTAGAAAGAAAATAACAAGAACAACCATAAAATAGTAGTACATATAAATGAAAtcattcaaataaaaaatatgattttaaataaatatttttattagtttatGAACAAGAGCAATCAAATATAAAGACTTATATAtcagttatagtattttttaataaactTTTCAAAACACTTTAGTTTTAACAGTACTGAAATTTAGGAATTCAATCATTTACCTATGGATCGATTCATATGATATAATTAAGTATTGCTCTAATTATCTTGTCAGAAGAATATTACAAGGATTATGATAAATAGGATACTCtttgtaaaatataaaaaagtaaTAGCTATtgagaaaatccaaaaaaaataaaaaaaaattcaagaattcATCATACTCTTTTCTCTAATTGATGTTATTTTGCATTATTTTTAACCTTCACAGACAAACTATCTTTCGAGTAAGTCAAGTCAAGTCAACCATTCAAGTTAACTATTTAATAAAACTTTTATAATAGGACATCCCAAGTCAAGTCATGTCAACCCAACCTTATAATAAAACTTTTATAATACGACAACTCAAAGTCAAgtcaatcatattaattcatgtAACATTTAGAGAAAGAAAAACTTATATAAGGGCACATTTCAAGTCAAGTCAAATTTATCTTGTTAAGTTCAACAAATTCttccgctatatatatatatatctataattCAAATTTCATAATAATAACATACAATTAGATACGATAGGAACACACATATACATTATAGTAAACATCATGATCTTAGGCATAACATTACTAAGATCACAACAACATGTAATTAGTGATACAAATATGCATACACATTAGTACACATCATAGGAACACACCAAAGAAATCATCCAACTTTCACAACAACTATACATGATATGAACAATATTCTCAACACTCAATCACATCACAATAAACATATATAAGTATTCCTGATAGTAAACATAACAATATTCACAACAGTAATGCATACAACAATAAATATATACACATCATAGTATTCACAACAAAGATATGAACATACATTAATATcacaataaacatatatatatatcaaatttcaTTACAGCAAATAACATATATAACGCTCAAAGAACTTTACCAGCAACAGAAACTTGACAAGGAAACCATGTACTACACACAGATCAAACATTTCAATGGCCAATAAAAGATGCAACTCATGGAAGCGAAGTCCACTTGGTTGATCATAATTCTCGAGTCATCAAATCAGAAAACTTCAATGCATGGAGAGATGCCGGGCTCGGCTGCGCCGATAACTTTTCAAAGATCTGCTTCATCGTCGGGCGAGTTTCTGGGTTGATGTCAACGCAATGGATCGCCAATGTTAAAGCTGCAGCTACTTCATCTGCAACTTGGTCAACCGGAAGTGATACACGCTGGTCTAATATATCTTTCACAAACAGGCTTTGGCCGGAGGAAGATGATAGGGTAGAAATGATATCTCCTGGGTAAGTTCCCACTAGCAACTCGAATGTGATCACCCCAAAACTATACACATCGCATTTGGTGGTCAGTCTCATTGTATAAGCGAGCTCTACAGACAAGAAGATCGATGATCAAACTTACTTGATACAGAAGTATGTCCTCTAATTAGACAAGAACATCGCATTTGCACTTTTACTGAAACAACAATCTACGATTCTAAAATACCATAACATGTCAAGAAATCTTCGTATGGAGTTacaaaatattaatcaaaatGTTACCTGGTGCCAAGTAACCATGCGTGCCGGCAAGCATGCTCCAGTTTGAGGTATCTGGATTCAGGAGTCGAGCAATGCCGAAGTCAGAAACACAAGCCTTGAATTCTGAATCCAGTAGAATATTGTTGCTGGTTACATCTCGATGAACGATAGGTGGAACACAATCATGATGCATGTAGGAGAGAGCACGAGCCACATCTTTGACAATATTCACCCTCTTCACCCAGTCtaattctgctgctgctgcttcgatTCTGAGGACGGATCCCAAACTCCCTCTCTCCACGTACTCGTACACGAGAAACTTGTGGTGAGGAGAGGAGCAGAATCCGTAAAGTTTGACAATATTGCGATGTCGGATTCGAGTAAGAGTTTCTATCTCATTCTGAAAGGGTTGCTCGTCCACCGTGTTCTCGTGTTCGGACAGGTGAATTTTCTTCACTGCTAGCACCTCTCCACTTGATAATTCTGCTCTATAAACACTGCCATATGCACCGGTTCCGATCAAGTACTTCTCATCGAAATCTTCTGTTGCTTCGATGATATCCTTGTATGCAACTTTTCCATCAAAATTCAATACAGAGAATGTACCCTGTTTGATGGGATTATTGACAGCTTGCACTCTGTGTTTCTTCCTCTTCAGGAATCGCAAAGCAATTCCGACGAACAGAAGCAAGAGAAGTAAGACGACCATAGATGCAACAATAGATAAGATAATGACTGTGTGGTGCTTACTTCCGTGGTGTTCATTTGCAGTAGATGAAGCACATGGAGGCAAACCTTTGACAACCCCACACAAACCTTTGTTGTGGACAAACCACTCTACTGGAGCTTCCTGGAAATGCTTGTTATCGGGAACTGGACCCTCCAATTCATTGTATGAGACATCGATGATGAACATGCTACGCATATCCCTAAAAGTTGATGGAAGATTACCCGTCAAGCCATTGTGTGATAGATTCAAATTTTGCAACATCAACAATTTACCGAATTGCGTTGGTATCTCCCCTGTCAAAGAGTTATGGCTGATGTCGAGTGCGTCTTGAAGGTACACCAGATTGCCTATCTCAAAAGGAATGCTTCCGCTGAGGTTGTTGTTGTTAAGCTTCAGCAAATGGAGTTTCATGCAATTTCCTATCTGATATGGTATCCTACCTATCAAGCCGTTTCTCGACAGATCAAGAAGTTCAAGGTTGGACATCCTTCCCAGCTCTGCTGGTATCTCTCCAATGAGTTGATTGTTGCTCAGGTTGAAGTTATAAAGATGAGCCAGGTTGCCCAAGCTCCTTGGGATCTCTCCTTGGAAGTAGTTTGAAGAAAGGTCCAGTTCTTCCAGCTTTGATAGCTGTCCAAGTTCTGATGGTACAACTCCGGTGATATTGTTATTTGAGATTCCTAGGAACGTCAGATTGTGCCATCTTCCCCAATCTGATGAGATTGTACCAGACAATCTATTGAAGCTTAAATCCAAATACAAAAGATTGGGATATGCCCCAAGGCGTTCAGATACATCCCCGGTCAGTTGATTATGATGCAGACGAACATTCTTTAGGCTCGTACAATTCTTCAATGTTGCGGGAATGGGACCTTGGAAGCTGTTGTTGCTCAGCATTAGGATCCGTAGGGCTCCTCCTTTGCATATCTCTGGAGGCAAATAACCAGAAAAGTCATTATCTttcaatagaagaatagccagacCTGTAATGTTGTTCATCTCCGGAGGCAAAGGACCAGACAAATGGTTATAGGATAAGCGTAGATCGATGAGGTTCCTTGAGATACCAATTGATGGTGGGATTTGGCCTGAGAGTTTGTTCACTTCGAGAGACAAGTTAGTGAGTTGGTGCAGCTTTCCAATTTCTGGAGGCATAGAACCTGACAATTCATTCATCCAAAGGTAAAGGATCTCCAACTTGCTCTGATTTCCCACCGATGAAGGGATGGGACCTGTTAGGCTATTATTAGAGAGCGAGAAGTGCACCAGGTTTATTAGGTGTCCTAGTTCTCTAGGAATGAATCCCGTTAATTGATTTTGAGCGAGTTCCAACATGTAGAGGTTTGTCAAGTTTCCTAAACTAGGAGGGATGGAACCATTGAGTTGGTTTGCCCAGAGATCAAGGATGGTCAACTTTCTAAGTCTCCCCAACTCCTCAGGGATGACATCCGTAATCATATTTTTTTCTAGTTGCATGTCTGTAAGCCTACTAAGGTTGCTCAGAGACGGAGGTATAGGACCACTTATCTGATTCTGGCTAAGATTTAGGAACTGAAGCGCCCTCACGGAACCAATCTCGACAGGAATTCTGCCTGTGAACCTGTTAGCAGCCAGATCAAGAGATACGAGGTTGGAGAGAGCCGAAATGGTAGGGGGAATGTTCCCGTTCAGCTGGTTGTAGCTGAGGTTGAGATTGGCAAGCGATCGGAACGCCGAGAAATTAAGAGCATCGAGTGGCCCCGCTAAGCTCATATTTGGCAGCTGTATCTCGGAGATGACCAAGCGCCCATTGCGTGCGATGTTGCATGCAACCCCAGTCCAATTGCATGGACTGGAGTCGACGTTCCAGGACGCGAGCAACTGCGGACTTCGGAGTGTGGACTTCCAATGGAGTAGAGCTCTCCCTTGGAACCCCAGCACGGAAGCTGCTCTTACAAGAACAacaaaaggagagagaaataCTAGTAGGAGTAGTGTGGTGGAGAGAGAACTTCTGCGTAGTTGACATGCCATGATCGTAATATAGCTTAAGAAAGGATTGCAGAACTTTTTGTCGTGGGTTTGGGCAAAGAGATGAGGGAACTTTTATAGGCGATACTCCCCTGTGAAAATAATGTCTTTACATTTACATCCAACAATATCGTGTTATGCACGTTGCCTAGTAGGCTTTTACTGTCCTCATCCAATGTTCTTAGAGTGAGACTTAGTTTACAGAGTCaatagaaaagggaaaaaaaaatgaaGCACCAATTGGATAATTGTGGTTGTATAGACTTAGTTTATAGattcaatagaaaataaaataaaggaaaataaatGTGGTTGTATAATGTGGAAATATTTGTGTATTTCGAAGGAAAAAAATACGAGTGATCGGAAATAGCCATTTTTTCTTTGGTGAATCCAGTCTCTTGTTAGTGCCTATGATCATCAGTTGAAGTCTTCGTTTTGCTGTCGACATTTAATGTTGTGCCACCTCACTGTTGGATGATTGACTTGTGCGCCTGTCCAGTAGAGAAATATTCCAAGAACATTTAATGGTTGATGATTCTATTTCTCTTGAGGTTTGACACCATTGACTTGACCACATCCTAGGTATACAAATCTTTCAACGAAAAGAATTAGTTTTGTCGCCGTACGAATTAAGATGGCTGttacttaattatattttatttatttgtatttatgtgtatatattatgattaaatataatgatagaactatcttagatcaattataaagatcattttaaattatattaaaaaaataatattattatgatacGAAGCATAATATTGATAATGTATAATCGGTATGATTCATATTGCTAATCatacttaatatattattattatatttattgactttttttaatttgtatgtgtataaattattttcaaaattcaaaatccaattagataaaattattttcaaaattcaaaatccaattagataaaattatttttaaataaattttatttttatttattttttattttaaattattttgtatcttatcaattaatgggctaagcgaaagaatgttagattatattatcatatctaatttgataagatatattatggatataattagattctaattatgattattaacTAATAGAAAGGAAGTCTAATTACGATaaaattccttatgagatgatcttgataggatatactctcctaattacttatcataaTTTTCTctactctcacctataaatagataagacaTTATAGGaactatatacataatatatagatGATACATAAATGTGTAGATacgtaaaattattaaaaaaatataaatattttctcattTCCCTATAATCACGTGAACCGGTCAATGAGAAATTACAGATATTTTCTCATATTCCTTTGTCCCTAAATCTATTAATTATAGTGGTAACGTGAAggataaaaagagaagagaaaacacATCTAGTTTTCCATGCAAATTGACattgttataatttttaaatCCGACAATGGTACAATTAAAATCAGATAAAGATTTTCTGAATAATATTCAAAGGTACACATTATAAATTTAgaaatctattattatttaattttagattttgggATTAAAATTTTTTGTATAATAATAACATTTTATACTTATAAGATCGACATGGCCAAACGTGGTAGAGATTGATGAAGAATGCATTGAGTTAACATAATAAGATATGATGAATATTGACAAAGAATAATGGAAAACATACTAAACCGACAAGATCAAGCGTGGTGGAAACCAATAGAAAATGGTGGAGAATACACTAGGCTAATATGATCAAGCGTAACGTAGATCGACGAAGAACGATAGTGAATGCACCAGGTCAATACGAACATGCAGAGATTGATGGAGACCATGGTAGGCGATGCTCGCCCATGAAAAAGTCTTTATATTGGGTTTAATGAGCATTACTCGCCGTTCACTTTCTTTCCATCTAACAGTTGCGATGTTAGCAATGGGGCGGAGTGGGTGAGTGATTACTTCTATACCGTGTTATGCACGTTGCCAGCTAACAATCTTCCACAATCCTTGTCCAATATTCTTAGACTAAGACATAGTTTcggagtcaaaaaaaaaaaagcaaagaaaaGATGGAGCACCAATTGGATAGTTGTGGTTGTTTGTACGTTGCTGTATTAAAAATTAATGTGGATATATTAGTGTTTCTCGacagaacaaaaaaagaaaaagaaaaatccgaGAGGGCCATTTCTTTGGTGAATTctcgacagaaaaaaaaaagaaaaagaaaaatccgaGAGAGCCATTTCTTTGATGTGGACATTTAATGTTGTGTCACCTCATCGTTGCCAGAAGACGATGACTCGTACATTTAACGGTTGATGGTTCTATTTCTCTTTAGTCTTCACACCATTCACGTCTATGTGAGAATTAAGAAatgtatattttattatatattttctgtTCACAACTCTATTTATAGGAGGGAATGAAGGGAATCTATGATGGAATATAAAAAACCTTTTGATAGTTTTTATACAAGTCTTTCAAGAGAAAGACGAAGAAAGCGGTAAAAGTCATGACGAAATGAACTAGCTGTTTCAAATTAATTAAAAGTGGGTTGGAATAGAGCCATCTAATTAACTCTTTCATTTAATTATTTAGGAATAGAATGAAacgaaacccaaaaaaaaaaaaaaaaactcattcattttAGTTTGGTTAAGAAATAACTTGGAACTAATTGTCATAAAAATTCTCTGTGCCGCCCTATTCATATTTTCCAGAAAAATACTTGAGTACATTATATGTATCGATTCATAGGATGAATCGGTCCGATCCTCGATGTATAAGATTGATACTATCATTagagtaatttttattatttttatatctttaCTTAAGTACTATaagtttatttaataataatataactgatgCTATGAAACTCAAAATCTAATAGTAATcagtttatttataaaaaataaaattttaattagacaTTCATAttgatttagaaataaaaatgaCTAAGAAGACTTCTATATTAGTTTTTTTGGCAGGGTTGTACTAAGTTCGGATCGGACACTAATGGCTTGGCAAAACAATGCCATTAGAGCTTAGATTTAACCTAAGACTTGACTCTGACATTATAACAAAGTGAACCCAATTGACGTCAGCTTTAATTTATCAAGTGAATATGAATTCGTCTTGGCAATTAATTGGCTTTGGCATGCATCTTGACGTTGGCATAAGAGAAGATTGAAGGATGTGATGATCCATGTGTGTCGACTCCCCTCCCTTGAAATCAACATAGTCAattgcgacgacgacgacgacgacgactacgtcgacgacgacgacgtcgaCGTCGACGACAACGaaccaataaataaataataattattattatttgaatctGGAATCCTGTATAACTGAACTCAATGAGTCAAGGGACTTACCAACGTATGAATTTTACCGTTGAACTAGTTACTTGTGAGACCAAGCGACACGAGATGGTAAGGTAACAGTCCCATTAAGCCCCAAGTCCCTTACTTGTGATGTTGCATGCGACCCCCGACCAACGAACGCGAGCAATCGCCCAACTTGGAGggtagatctctctctctctctctctctctctctctctctctgagtggAGCTGTTGttaaaagaacaagaaagaaaaggagagagtTGTCGTAGCGACAGTAAGGTGGTACAGACACAACATCTGTATCGTTGAGATGCCATTTTTATTGTGGTGATCACAGAGATAAGGAAATTGATAAGTGCTCGATAAAATGTACTCACCTTTCATGCAAATAGTTCCTAACTCGTAGTACTCATCTGCACCCACCTAACAATCTGGCAGATATTACTAATTACATCCATCTTGTGGTGGCAATGCACATAATTGTTTTGTTATTTGTACATACAACTTCATCTCGATGAAGATTTCTTAGGTTGATTCGAACCAACCTAAAGGATCGGGTCCGGGTTTGATTACACGAAACTGACCTAATGAGTTGCTTCA
Coding sequences within:
- the LOC135672148 gene encoding MDIS1-interacting receptor like kinase 2-like → MSNLELLDLSRNGLIGRIPYQIGNCMKLHLLKLNNNNLSGSIPFEIGNLVYLQDALDISHNSLTGEIPTQFGKLLMLQNLNLSHNGLTGNLPSTFRDMRSMFIIDVSYNELEGPVPDNKHFQEAPVEWFVHNKGLCGVVKGLPPCASSTANEHHGSKHHTVIILSIVASMVVLLLLLLFVGIALRFLKRKKHRVQAVNNPIKQGTFSVLNFDGKVAYKDIIEATEDFDEKYLIGTGAYGSVYRAELSSGEVLAVKKIHLSEHENTVDEQPFQNEIETLTRIRHRNIVKLYGFCSSPHHKFLVYEYVERGSLGSVLRIEAAAAELDWVKRVNIVKDVARALSYMHHDCVPPIVHRDVTSNNILLDSEFKACVSDFGIARLLNPDTSNWSMLAGTHGYLAPELAYTMRLTTKCDVYSFGVITFELLVGTYPGDIISTLSSSSGQSLFVKDILDQRVSLPVDQVADEVAAALTLAIHCVDINPETRPTMKQIFEKLSAQPSPASLHALKFSDLMTREL
- the LOC135672149 gene encoding probable leucine-rich repeat receptor-like protein kinase At1g35710, with product MACQLRRSSLSTTLLLLVFLSPFVVLVRAASVLGFQGRALLHWKSTLRSPQLLASWNVDSSPCNWTGVACNIARNGRLVISEIQLPNMSLAGPLDALNFSAFRSLANLNLSYNQLNGNIPPTISALSNLVSLDLAANRFTGRIPVEIGSVRALQFLNLSQNQISGPIPPSLSNLSRLTDMQLEKNMITDVIPEELGRLRKLTILDLWANQLNGSIPPSLGNLTNLYMLELAQNQLTGFIPRELGHLINLVHFSLSNNSLTGPIPSSVGNQSKLEILYLWMNELSGSMPPEIGKLHQLTNLSLEVNKLSGQIPPSIGISRNLIDLRLSYNHLSGPLPPEMNNITDMQRRSPTDPNAEQQQLPRSHSRNIEELYEPKECSSAS